From the Bacteroidales bacterium genome, the window AATTTAACCAGAAATCCTGTGAGAGTTCGTTCAGAGTATTGATGGTAACAATTTGAATTCCAGGTCTGATCCTGTGAAGAAAAACCAGTTGACCATTGATTTTACGAGGAAAGAAAACAACGTCTTTATCCCAGGTAAGAGCGTTACCCTCCTTATCATCTAACTTCTCATAAAACAATTGGTTCTGGATATAGTTTTTATGAAGTAGTTTATCTGATCCAACTAATGAAACAAATTCATCATAATGTACCATTGGTGTAATAATCCCATGCTTTTTAAACATTTTCATATCCCTAGATAATGCTAAAGCACCAAGAGCACTAATTCCATCATAAACAGTATAAGTAAGATAATAGCATTCTTCAATCTTAACAATTCTGGGATCTTCCAGCCCATGGGATTCATATTCCATTTCTGAACTGAGGATCGGTTCATCCCATCTTTCATCAACCTTGAGCGGCCCTTCAAGTCTGCAATAACCAAGGCTCGAAAAATTGCCTTCTTTCACTGCACGATAGATAAGATGAACTGTTCCTCCATCAATAATGGCCGCAGGATTCATCACAGCTTCATTTTCAAACTCCAGCTGAGATTTTGAAAGTAAGATTCCTTCTTTTGTAACCTTTATCATTTTTTCTTTGGAGTCAGTTTAATTCGGGGTAAGCGAATGGGTTTTACTTTAAGCATAGGTGGCATCGTATCCCCCAATAAGTATCCCCAGGGTTTCAGTTCATCGATATGGTCAAATATGAGTTTTACGATGGCTAACATCGGGATTGAAAGGAACATGCCGGGAACTCCCCATAACGCGTTCCCGACAATTACGACAATGATGGAGAACAGCGCATTGATCTTGACTTTGGATGCCACGATTTTAGGAACGATGTAATTATTATCAACCAACTGGATAAAATAGTAGATGCCCAGTATATATAATGCATACCATGCAGATGACTTGGTTGCCAGTGCAACCATCATTGGCAAGGCCACAGCAACAAGGCCTCCTATGTAGGGAATAGCATTCAACAGTGCCCCCAGGATTCCCAGCAATAAGGCATATTCAATCCCCAGAAGTAGCAATGCAGAAATCTCCATTGCTGCAATTATGGTTGCTTCGATAACCAAACCTACCAGGTAACGCTGGATCACGGTTTTTATCTGTGAAATTATCTCCGTCAGTTTGCCCTGATTACCATCTGCAAAAACCATATGTAAAAACTTCAGTAAAAGGGGATGATAATAGAGCAAGAGGAATATATAAACCGGCATCAGGAAGATTACAACAAGTCCGCTTCCCAGGCTAATGATGGTCTTTCCGATGGATACTCCGCTAAAATGAGTTAACTCATTCCTTGTATTAGTTATCCACCCATGGATCTTGCTGGGACTTATATCAAAATAGCCTGAAGCCCACGTAATTGTATTATTTAATAGTGCAGTAAATTTCTCAACCAGTGCCGGCCATGATTCACTGAATTTGCTGATCTGCGAAATAAGCAACCCTCCAATAGCTGCTATGCTTATAAAGATCAGGATAATTGTTATTACAATGGCTACAACACGATTAAAACGCTTTTTAACCAGGAAATTTACCAGAGGATGGAGTACTATGGCAAAAATGATTGAGAAAACCAGGGGAATAAGAATGCTTTGGGCTACATATAATAGGGTAAGGAAGGCAATTATTCCAATGAAAAAAAAAACCACCTTTAAACTAAATGGAAGATGAAATTCTTTTATTATCATGGCTTATCAGGGCTAGATTTGTTGGGTGAGATGAATTGCATAATAAAATGACTCAGGTTTTTCAGCATATCAGGGTGCTGCGCCACAATATTTGTCACCCCAAACTGCAGTATAGAACCCAGCAGTTTCCTGATGATACTGGATGAGCCACCTACAATCAGTTTCCTGGATAAAAATCCGGAAACAAGTCCCATAGCCGTTCCCAGAATATTATCGAGCAGGTAGGGTGAGGAAGATATATCCTTTAAGGTACTATTGATCAAATTGATAGGTTTAAGGCTTTCGTAAGTAAGAAAGAATTGTGTCTTTAATACCTGGCCTTTAAAATCCTGCTCTGCTTCCAATATTTTGATAGCCTCCAAAAGTTCTGAAGATGTTGTAATATTTTCCATCAGGCTTTATTTAAGTACTTGTTTAATAATGTAGTCGCGAAATGTTCTCTTGAGCCATTTGTGTAGAAACACATGAATAATGACTCCAACTATAAAGTAGAAACCGGCAACTACGAAAAAGCCTAGATAAGTTTTCTCAAGCAGCTCTCCTATCCACAGTGCCAATCCTAAATTCAGGAAAAGCATAAACGAAGCCACCAGGAAAAAAACTGCCGAATGTGGAATAAATGAAGAAACTACATTTGAAGTTTTATCAAGAACTTTAAGCTTGACTAACTCAAATGAAGTTTTTCCATAATCAATTGACTTTTCGAGTAGCGATTCTATTAATTTTTCTTTTTCTTCCATGTGGCAGACATTGAAAATTGGATTTTAAGTAGTAATGGTGATCATGAGCCGAAACCAACGATTCAATTGCTTTCCAAACTTTAGAATATTCACAGATATGATAGGAATCCGTCTCGTCAAAAATGACGAGACGGGATACCTCATGAGTTCGTTTCTCCAGGTAATTCGGCTAAGCCTTTAGCTGCTCTGCTAATGAATTTATTACATTAAGAAAGTCTCATGAATAAAACCACAAGCAAACTTGCCTTCTCTATGCAGTTTTTTCTTCTTTTGGATTACCTGCAACAGGGTTACTCGTTTGAGAGGTGTAATCTTCAACTTCTTCCTTAACCGCCTGGAATTTTTCAGTAATTGTATCCATAAATTCACTGATCTTGTCCTTGACAGCATCCACATAGTCTTCACCTTTCTTACCGATTTTTCTCCTGGTATTTTTCCCTTTGTCAGGAGCTAAGAGAATTCCTAATAATGCACCGGCAGCAATTCCTGCTGCTATGCCCAATAATATTTTACCTGTACTCATAATTTTTAGCTTTACAAGGTTTATAATAAGATGATAAGTAACAAAACGATCAGAAGTGCAGCTCCTACAGATATATAAATATATCCGCCCATTTCCTTGAGTTGTTGTTTAATCGACCGGACTTCTTTCCTGAGTTCTCTTTTTTCAGAGGCTTTAAGTTCGGATTTATCCATAGCCTTTATTTCATCCAGCCGGAGTAAAAGAGCTTTAGCCTGGGGAGAAACAGGAGGTTTAGGTGCTTCCATCGTTACAGATGGAGCTGGGGTTGAAGCGGCTGTTTGAAATGGTAAAACTGATAATGACAATCCTGTTGCCAATAAACAGCAAATTGCTAGTTTTTTCATTGTTTTTGAGGTTACTTGATTAATTAAATTAAACTACTTTTCTTCCCTGGATAATTCTGAAAATTATTGCAATTAGAGCAATGACTAATAACAAATGAATCACTGATCCTGCACTGTAAGCGAAAAAGCCAATTGCCCATCCAATTACCAGAATGACAGCTATGACATAAAGTAGATTTCCCATGATGTTAGTTTTGTTAAGTAAAATGAAGTCGATGTATCTGTAAAAATCCAGAATCTTTCCTGGAAAATCCCTGGACTCGAAGCAAATGTTTATGAGTACTTTTAGCCTCTGCTGTTGGTCCGCATTAAGGCGGATTTTTACGATCAAAACAAAGGTATTTCTGATTACCGCCTCAAGTCTTACATAACTTTTGGAATTACTTATATAATTCACACTTGTTGATTATTAACGTACTTTTGTGTGATCCTCCACCTGAGTTGTCAGAGAATAATATTTCTCAAACTACAAGTAAAGGTTCTTTTCTTCTGTTGTGTGTTTACTGCTTTTTTCTCTGATTCATTTGCCTCAAAGCCTGAGTAATCCTTCCTCTTTTCACAATGTTATAGAATTGAAATCATGCAAGTTGAGGTAATAAGAAAGAAGTTTACTTTTTCCCCGGATCCTTCAAGGATTATTGCCCGCTTCCTTTATATGAATGACGAGCGATCGGCTGACATCATAAGGAAAGTGCTTGCTATGCCTGAAAAGGATGTAAATATTGCAATGAGCCAGTTATTGCGGGGCTATTCAAGAAGGCACAGGAATATTTCCAAAATATTCGAAAAACATTTTGCAAAGCTGGAACCGGTCTTTGAAAAAATTGAAGTGAATGAAGAGGATCTGTCTATTGCTCAGAAAGCATTAATAGGTTCTTATTTTACAATGGAATATTCCATTGAATCTGCAGCTTTCTTCAATCCTTCTGTAGTGGAAAACCCCGATCAGTCAGAAACGAGACCTGATGAAAAAAGAGTCATTTTTAGTTTCAGGGCTACAGGTGAAGGACATATTTCATCCATTGTCTTCCGCTCAGGAGTGCTGGATAAAAACAATAACCTTACCCTGGAACCAGTGGGCAGAATGCTTGCTGAAGCTGATGTCATTAAAAGGAATGCGTATAAAAAAAAATCATTCCAGGAAAAGCTTGAAGAGATGAAAGAGTATGGAAATGCGATCTCCCCTGCTATCCTGGATAAACATGATGAAAAACCGGATCAGGGAAACATCATTCCCCCTGTTATTGTAGGAAGTCCGGAAGTTTTACCTTTAAAACCCGTTACGACATCTCCCGGCTTTATCATGGATCAGCTTCCTGAAGAATTTACCTATGGTGAATTGATGATGAATATCGAAAAATTCAGAAAGCAACCAGGGATCACCGAAGAACAGGCAAAAATCATTAACCAGATGATGTGGTTAGCATCTTCTCATTATGAGATTTTCTTTTCCATCGATTCAGCCATTTCTGAAAGGGTAATCTTTCCTGTTTCTGCCACCGAACAAAGAGGAATTGAAGACGCCAGGTTTGTAAAATTTACTGACGATAACGGGGAAATCACTTACTATGCTACCTACACAGCCTATGATGGCATTACCATTATGCCTAAGCTGATCAGCACAACTGATTTCTATAACTTTAAAATATTACCCATTAATGGAGAGATCGTCCAGAATAAAGGGATGGCACTCTTCCCAAGGAAAATTAACGGGAAATATGCCATGCTCTGCCGGATTGATGGAGTGAATAACTATATCGCCTATTCTGATAATATCAATATCTGGAGGGAAGCAAAAATCCTTCAGCGCCCCAAATTCCCCTGGGAACTGGTACAAATTGGAAATGCAGGAAGCCCGATTGAAACAAAGGATGGATGGCTGGTTATTACACATGCGGTCGGTTCCATGCGCGAATACACCCTGGGTGCCTCATTATTTGATCTCAATAATCCTGAAATAGAGATTGGACGGCTCAGCGACCCCTTAATGATGCCCAGTGAATCAGAACGAGAAGGATATGTCCCTAATGTAATCTACTCCTGTGGTTCCATTGTTCATAATGATGACCTTATCATCCCCTATGCTATGTCAGACCATTCTTCAACCTATGCTACAGTCGATTTGAAGGAATTATTGGAAGTGTTAAAAAACTCCGGGAATGCCAGTGATGAAAAGTAAATTGCATGGATGTCCTGTTTGTAAAAAATGTTCACTAAATATTCATTTTTTTCATTATAAATCAATTACTAATTCACTGAATTTCAATTAACTATTAGTGAACCTAAACTAACAACTACTAGGATGCAAGTAACAGCTATCAGGAAAGACATTCAATTCTCACCCGACTCCAGCAGAATCATTCCACGCTTCCTTAAAACCACCAACGAAAGAAGCATCGAGATCATTAAATCAGTACTTTTAATGTCGGATTCGGAAGTCAATTCATCTATGAATCAATTACTTAGGGATTTTTCTACCCGACATCGGAATATTTCCAGGATATTTGAAAAACATTTTGAAAAACTGCAAAGCTTGTTTCCAGTGGATGGAATATCAGCAGATCAGCTTAACTATTCAAGGAAAGTATTGATTGGATCCTATTTTACGATGGAATATTCGGTTGAATCTGCTGCTTTCTACAATCCTTCTTTACTTGAAGATCCCGATCAATCAGGGATAGGACGCGGTGAAAAAAGGGTTATTTTTAGTTTCAGGGCAACTGGAGAAGGGCATATCTCTTCTATTGTGTATCGAAATGGTATTTTGGATAAAGAAAATAATCTCACCCTCGAACCGGTCGGAAAACTACTTTCTGAGGCTGATATTGTTAAACAAGTCGTCTTTAACAAGGTTTCCTTTCAGGCAAAACTATCTGAACTACAACACAATGGCCATGAATTCACTCTTGGCAGTATCCTTGACAAGTTAGGCGATAGTTTTACTTTTAAGGAACTTGAACATTGCCTGGCTGAAGAAAAAGCCCTACCCTCCTCTTCTAATGAGTTGCAAATGAACCAGATGATTGGATTGGCTTCTGCTTATTATGAAATAGACTTCTCTATGGATTCCGCCATCTCTGAAAGGGTAATTTTTCCGATTTCCCCAACAGAACAAAAAGGAATTGAAGATGCCTGCTTTGTGAAGTTTAAAGATGAAAACGGGAAAGTGACCTACTTTGCAACGCTTTCTGCCAATGATGGAATCAACATCATGCCTAAAATTCTATATACCACCGATTTTTACCATTTTAATGTTCAGCCATTATCCGGCACAATAGCCAGGAGTAGCGGAATGGCTCTTTTCCCTCGTAAAATCAATGGGAAATATGCTATGTTATGCAGAATTGATGGGGTAAATAACTATATCGCCTATTCGGATGATATTTATACCTGGCAGGATGCTCAACTGATCCAGGTACCTAAATATGCCTGGGAACTTCTGCAGATTGGAAATGCAGGCTCTCCTATAGAAACTGATGAAGGCTGGCTGGTGATAACACATGCCATCGGACCGATGAGAAAATGTGTGATCAGCGCATCCTTGTTTGAACTTGAGCATCCTGAAAATGAGATAGGAAGATTATCCACTCCTTTAATAGTACCGAGCGAAACAGAAAGGGATGGATATGTCCCGAATGTTATCTACTCCTGTGGTTCTATCATCCACAACCAGGACCTTATTATTCCCTATGCAATGTCCAACCATGCATCCACTTATGCTACAGTGAACCTCAAAGAGTTACTTGACGAACTGAAAGGTACATACACTAATTAAACTCGTGTAGCACCTGTTCAGTCCTTCAAGCATTTACACCGGCTATATTTATACCCTGATATTCATCAAATCATCAAAAACTCCGAATGCTTTCAGGAGCCAAATGATAACGATAATTACAATCACAACGTTCAAAATCGTTTTGATCTTATTATCCATTGGAATGTAAGTATTGATTAGCCAAAGCAAAACACCGGCAACTACAAGAATGATTAATATGGTAACTATTGGCATGATATTTATGTATTAGTACTGTGTTTATTTAAGAATCTTGCCTTTCTGTTTCAATTACCTGATTGCAAGCCCAATGGTTGAAACACCGCTGGACAAGTCCAGAAACATTCCGACTTTGCTATTGAAATGATATTCTGTACCTACATGAATATCAAGAAATAAAGGACTCGCCCTATGATAATAATCTCTGTCTCCATGGTAGTCTTCATCCCAGCTTGCGTTTCTGATTGCAAATCCCAGTGAACCGGCCAGGTAAAAATCCCATGCAGGACCGGCTTCAAACACCTGGTCAAAATAATAGGAGCCTTTTACACCCAGTGGAATAACCGTTTCACGATAATAATCACCCCTGTAAGAGAACACGGTAATAAAGGGTGCCAACGTAAAATTCCTGGCAGCATCAAATTCATAATTAATGTGGAAGACCGGCAATGTACGTGCTAAATATCCATAATAGCCGGAGTAACCGCCAATCCCCAATCCGAGATTCAAGGTTTTTCCATGTTGTTCTCCTTTCTGTGCCGATAAAGTTGTTCCAAGGAAAAAAAGAACAACAAGCATAATAAAGCCTATTTTTTTCATGGTTTACGATTTCATGTATTTAAATTAACACTTCAAATAACTCTTTTAAATGAATCTATTTCAGTTGTTTACCAATCTGTAGCCAACTGTAGCCTGGAACCAGACATTTTTGTATCGGGGCGTTGTGGTCGTATTGTCCTTATTGTTGTCAAAAAGATCCCAACCCATTCTTGTACCGATTACAAAATTATTCAGGTCAATATCCAGTCCTCCCAAAAAACACAAGGTATTCATACGGAGATCATCATTGTTAAATTCTTCCTCCTGCTGGATCGTAAAAAAAGAGCCATCAAAATCATCTTTTTGTTTCAGCAGGTAAGAATACTGGGGCCCTGCCACCAGGTTCAGGAATGGCGTTGGTTTTAGTGAAAACAATAGAGGAACATCTACATAAGTTGTGGTTCTTGTATAATCATATAAGATTCCCAGGAACTTACCAGTAGCATGGAATCCTTTTTGTGAGATAAGAATTTCAGGTTGGAATCCCAGGTATTTTCCAATAGGAATGGCTACAAATACACCTGTTGCAAGTCCAAACTTAGGATCGGCTTTAAACTCTTCTCCTTTAGTATCATATACATTGGAGTAATTAGTACCCACTTTCACACCCAGTTGGATCATGTCGCGATAATCAGCAATCCTCCCCTGTGCGAAGCAATAATTTTGTGAGATAATCATGTATAATGACACAGCTATCCCTAGCAGAATAATATTTTTCTTTTTCATGGTATTCAAATTAAGTTGATTAGATCTTATTCATATCCGCTTTTTATGATCGTAGAGATCATTTTAAACCGCACATTAGCTTTCAGCAGATAGGAAGAATGAGCGGGAATAATGATAGACTGTCCAACCCTTAAATTAAATGACACTCCATCAATGACAATCTCTGAAATACCCTCTATAATCTGTACAAACCTGTCAAAGGGTATTATTTTCTCGAGTAAGGATTCACCGGCATCAAAAGAAATAGTACTAATGTTACCTGTGA encodes:
- a CDS encoding pesticidal protein Cry7Aa, with the translated sequence MIKVTKEGILLSKSQLEFENEAVMNPAAIIDGGTVHLIYRAVKEGNFSSLGYCRLEGPLKVDERWDEPILSSEMEYESHGLEDPRIVKIEECYYLTYTVYDGISALGALALSRDMKMFKKHGIITPMVHYDEFVSLVGSDKLLHKNYIQNQLFYEKLDDKEGNALTWDKDVVFFPRKINGQLVFLHRIRPGIQIVTINTLNELSQDFWLNYLKNFRDHIVLDPIFPHESSYIGSGCPPIETEYGWLLIYHGAADTEKGMYYTACAAMLDLNIPSKVLARLPYPLFRPDYDWEENGIVDHVVFPTGAVVFNERLFIYYGAADSRIACASIILEELITELMSYAVKDETNTHSNTSIVVSDLTTDISEMWKPVQKLETTKNQLHEK
- a CDS encoding AI-2E family transporter; translated protein: MIIKEFHLPFSLKVVFFFIGIIAFLTLLYVAQSILIPLVFSIIFAIVLHPLVNFLVKKRFNRVVAIVITIILIFISIAAIGGLLISQISKFSESWPALVEKFTALLNNTITWASGYFDISPSKIHGWITNTRNELTHFSGVSIGKTIISLGSGLVVIFLMPVYIFLLLYYHPLLLKFLHMVFADGNQGKLTEIISQIKTVIQRYLVGLVIEATIIAAMEISALLLLGIEYALLLGILGALLNAIPYIGGLVAVALPMMVALATKSSAWYALYILGIYYFIQLVDNNYIVPKIVASKVKINALFSIIVVIVGNALWGVPGMFLSIPMLAIVKLIFDHIDELKPWGYLLGDTMPPMLKVKPIRLPRIKLTPKKK
- a CDS encoding YtxH domain-containing protein, with the translated sequence MSTGKILLGIAAGIAAGALLGILLAPDKGKNTRRKIGKKGEDYVDAVKDKISEFMDTITEKFQAVKEEVEDYTSQTSNPVAGNPKEEKTA
- a CDS encoding lmo0937 family membrane protein; the protein is MGNLLYVIAVILVIGWAIGFFAYSAGSVIHLLLVIALIAIIFRIIQGRKVV
- a CDS encoding glycoside hydrolase family 130 protein gives rise to the protein MSQLLRGYSRRHRNISKIFEKHFAKLEPVFEKIEVNEEDLSIAQKALIGSYFTMEYSIESAAFFNPSVVENPDQSETRPDEKRVIFSFRATGEGHISSIVFRSGVLDKNNNLTLEPVGRMLAEADVIKRNAYKKKSFQEKLEEMKEYGNAISPAILDKHDEKPDQGNIIPPVIVGSPEVLPLKPVTTSPGFIMDQLPEEFTYGELMMNIEKFRKQPGITEEQAKIINQMMWLASSHYEIFFSIDSAISERVIFPVSATEQRGIEDARFVKFTDDNGEITYYATYTAYDGITIMPKLISTTDFYNFKILPINGEIVQNKGMALFPRKINGKYAMLCRIDGVNNYIAYSDNINIWREAKILQRPKFPWELVQIGNAGSPIETKDGWLVITHAVGSMREYTLGASLFDLNNPEIEIGRLSDPLMMPSESEREGYVPNVIYSCGSIVHNDDLIIPYAMSDHSSTYATVDLKELLEVLKNSGNASDEK
- a CDS encoding glycoside hydrolase family 130 protein, whose protein sequence is MQVTAIRKDIQFSPDSSRIIPRFLKTTNERSIEIIKSVLLMSDSEVNSSMNQLLRDFSTRHRNISRIFEKHFEKLQSLFPVDGISADQLNYSRKVLIGSYFTMEYSVESAAFYNPSLLEDPDQSGIGRGEKRVIFSFRATGEGHISSIVYRNGILDKENNLTLEPVGKLLSEADIVKQVVFNKVSFQAKLSELQHNGHEFTLGSILDKLGDSFTFKELEHCLAEEKALPSSSNELQMNQMIGLASAYYEIDFSMDSAISERVIFPISPTEQKGIEDACFVKFKDENGKVTYFATLSANDGINIMPKILYTTDFYHFNVQPLSGTIARSSGMALFPRKINGKYAMLCRIDGVNNYIAYSDDIYTWQDAQLIQVPKYAWELLQIGNAGSPIETDEGWLVITHAIGPMRKCVISASLFELEHPENEIGRLSTPLIVPSETERDGYVPNVIYSCGSIIHNQDLIIPYAMSNHASTYATVNLKELLDELKGTYTN
- a CDS encoding PorT family protein; its protein translation is MKKKNIILLGIAVSLYMIISQNYCFAQGRIADYRDMIQLGVKVGTNYSNVYDTKGEEFKADPKFGLATGVFVAIPIGKYLGFQPEILISQKGFHATGKFLGILYDYTRTTTYVDVPLLFSLKPTPFLNLVAGPQYSYLLKQKDDFDGSFFTIQQEEEFNNDDLRMNTLCFLGGLDIDLNNFVIGTRMGWDLFDNNKDNTTTTPRYKNVWFQATVGYRLVNN
- a CDS encoding cupin; the protein is MKDIIVVEKSKAMSIAETIEYVKHSVVIKPILSKVTGNISTISFDAGESLLEKIIPFDRFVQIIEGISEIVIDGVSFNLRVGQSIIIPAHSSYLLKANVRFKMISTIIKSGYE